The genomic interval ACGGCGCCGCGGACCGAGCTATGGATGGACGTGAGTTTCCAGCTGCGCCTAGATGCCGAACGCGAGCACTTGATGGTGCAGAAGTCGTTCGTCGGCGTGTTCGGCTCCCCAGAAGCCAAACACGGCTTGTTCCACTACGACTACGAACGGGACAAGGCGGACGGCTACCCGGACGCCCACCTACAGGTGGACGCAGTCTCGGACCTGTTCCACACACTGAACGATCCGAAGACGGACACAGGCCGCTCGCTTGCCCAGCTGCACTTTCCCGTGGGCGGCAAGCGGTTTCGGCCCTGTCTGGAGGACGTCATCGAGTTCCTGGTGGTGGAACGTCTGGTCGAGGCGCGGGACGGCTATCAAGCTGTGCTGGATTCGGGCCGGGTGCGGTTCCGCCGGAACCAGTTGATGGCGGCGATGCGCCGGGACCCCGCCACGGTGGCTCTGTTCGTGGAGCGATACGGATTGCCAGGGGCTGCGCAGGGCTGACCCCTCACACGCCGCTGGCCGCTGCGGCCGCTCTGGGCCTGCCGGTGCTGATTGGCCCGCGGGTCATGTGCTGCGAGCGTCCGGGGGACCTGGCGGAGTCCGGCTGTTCATGACTTCAGCGTGCGTCCGCCAGCCTGTACGCGCACGCGTACGCGGGGCGAGGGGAGGGAGGCGCGGCGGGGGAGGCTGAAGTGCCCGTTTCCCGTTTCCCACAGGTGCGGAGACCCGCCTCCCTCGCCTCCCTAACTGGGCATACCCGCAGGCCATGTACAGGGAGGCAGGGAGGGAGGCGGGTAGGGAGAACTCCCTCAGTCCTCGATGCCTCCCTCGTCGTCTTCGTCGTCCAAGGTGTCGTCGTCCCGGGCCGCGATGGCGTCGAGAATGCGGTCGAGGCCGACGTGCATCTTGCCGCCGTTGGTCTTGTACTCGCCGTGCCCGGCGTCGTCCAGGACAGCCTTCAGATCTCGGGGTGACCAGGAGCCGTACTCGACGGGGTTGCGATCCTTCAGCCCGTGCAGCACGTCCAGGGTGAGCATCTTCGTCGCGTGTCCGAGGACGGCCGCGATGTCGGTGAGCGGGTCGGCCACGTCGAACGTGGGCACCTCCCATACGCCCTCGTCGCTCTTGTACGCCTTCATGGCGCGCTCGACGACCGGGGTGACCTCGTCGACGCCTGCCTCCTTGCGCACGAAGTAGGAGCGGATCAGCCCGGGAGTCTTCCCGAAGCCCGCGGCCATGGCCGTGCCGACGTCCTCACCTGCAACGAGGGTCGTCGCCGAGTACCCGTTCTTGTGCATGCCGGTGCCGAGGATCGCGTCGTTGCCCTGGTGATCATTGATCGCGAACGCGACACGGTGGGACACGGTCTTGGAGATCCCGCGCGGCAGGCTCGCCGCATCCGCGTCCGGGGTGATCCACATCAGCATGATGGCCGTCTTCCTGGCCTTCTTGGTGACCTTCAGCGCCAGTTCCTTGGCCTCCTTGCCGTACTCCCGGTGCGTGAACAGCTCGTGGACCTCGTCGAACACGACGATCCGGGGCCGCATGGACGGGTCGCGTTCCGCCATCTCGCGAGTGACTTTGGTGTCCGTGCCGAGGCGCTCCAGTTCCTGCCCCCGTCGGGACACCTCGCCGGCCAGGGCGCGCAGCGTGTCCATGGCCGCAACCACGTGCTCGTCGTCGTCGCCCTTAACCAGGGTCCGCAGGCGGGGCCGCATCGCGTCGTAGTCGTTGTTGTACGCCAGGACGTGCACGTCGATCTCGACCAGCGGGTCGAGCATCGCGCCGAGCAGCAGGGCAACGACCAGCGACGACTTACCCGAACCCATGATCCCGGCGATCAGGTAGTTCGCAGCCATCAGCCGCCCGATGACCTGCTCGCCGCGGGCGTTGAGTGCAACAGGTACGCCCCTGAAGAAGTCGGTCGTTCCTTCCGTCAGGAGCGGCCAGGACGGTACCGGCTTGGTGAGGACGCCGGGGTCGGCGACCCACAGGTCGAGCACGCCGGCCTGGTCGCGCGGCTCGGTCGGCCACACCTCGATGGGCTTGCGCATCAGGTTGTGCGCGAGGATCTGCTTCTTGTCGGCGATCATCTCGACGGGTACGCCTTCGGGCAGCTGTAGTTGCGCATGCCAGCCGTTCCCCGAACGGGTCGACGGCTGCACCCAGCGCGGCTTCCAGCCCTCCTTGATGGAGGCGTTGAGCGGCGGAATGCCGAGCTTGCCGAGCGCCCGCATGATGGCGTTCTCATCAGGTACGACGTCCCGCTCGTCGCCGTCTGCGGGCAGTGCCCAGGTGGGTGCGGTCCGCTGGTTCCGTCCGACCGCCCACGCTCCGGCCATGGCGAGCAGGGGCAACGAGTAGAGGAGCGGGTCCCAGATCACGGAGGCCAGGAACCCCAGCCACGCCACCAGTTGAATCACGGCGTCGAGCGGTCCGAGGACATCAGCCACGTCGTGCTGGTGCCAGGCGATCAGGATGCCGATCAGTAGCAGGACACCGGTACCGGCAACGACCGTGGTGAACACGGCCTTCGGCAGGCTGATCGCCAGCTGCAACAGGTCCATACGCCGCTTGTGCCGGGCGAACCGGTAGGCGTACGCCCGCTGCTCCCACTTCTGGACCATCTCTTCGTTGCCCGCGGCCTCGGCGATGCGCATCATCCGGTGGTGCATGGCCGCCGTACGGGCCTCCCACGCCCGCCTGGTGAGGATGCGGCCGCCTCCCCACGTGTATGAGCCGTGGCGGACGGCGGCGCGGTACGCGGGGTTCTGGCGGATCTCGACGACGACGCGGCGCAGCGACGCGGCGCGGATCCGGCGGCGGGGACGTACCTCGGCGGGTACGGCCTCGGGTGCGGGTGTACTCGGGGTACCTGGCTTGTCGAGTACGACAGGTACGGGTGTACCCGTGTCCTCGTCGTTGGCGGGTACGTGAAGATCCGTCATGCTGGCTTCTCCGGTCGTTCTGTTGGGCGTTCCGGGACACGGGGCGGCCGGTGTACCTGTGCCGGGTACGGCCGCCCCGTGGTGTACCTACTGCTTGTTCTTGCGGTTGAGGGCGCGCTTCTCGACGCGCTCGACCTTCTTCTTCAGGTCGTCGATGTAGACGGTCGGCCCGGCGAGTCCGCGCTTCGCCATACGGGTGTGCAGCAGGGCGAGGTGGACCTTCTCGCCGCCGGTGAAGTCGGAGAGCTTGAGGTCGTCGTCCATGGGTCAGTACTCCGTCGGTTCGGTGGTGGGCAGTTCGGGCAGCGGCTCGGGAAGCACGGCCGCGATGGCGGCGTACGACTGCGCGACCTCGGCCCACAGGCGGCCAGCGGCGGCGAGGGGCTCGACCTTGCGCCGGTGGTCCTCGTCGCGGGCGTACCGCTCGGCGTCGCGGGCCAGCTGCTCGGCCTTGGCGGTGGCGTTCCACGCGAGGCGGACGTACTGGTCTTGGGTGGACTTGTGCATGGGATTCCCCCTGGTCAGCGGTTGGTGAGGTCGCGCCACATCGAGCGCAGGACGATCAGGCATGCCGTCGCGCAGGTCGCGCAGATGGCCACGGCGACGGCCGCCACGGCGAAGGCCATGGCCAGGAAGCAGGCGACGCAGCCGCCGACGATGGCCAGGCCGCTGATGGTCAGCCACTTCCGGGTGTTGAACTGCGCCTGCTGCGGCGCCTGGTGACCGCACGCCGGGGGCGCGGCCTGCTGCTGGGCACTGACCAGCTTCGCCAACTCAACGGCGGCCATCGCGACCTGTACGGCCGCCGTGTTCACGGACGCCTCGGTCACCGCAGCCTCCGCCTTGTCGAGCGGAGAGGGCTCAGTCAAGGCGCCCACCGCCGTACACGCGGCAGGTGCGGGCGTAGGAGCAGACCGGCCGCGAAGGCGACGACGACCGGCTTGCCGAGGATCGCCGCGACGAGGGCGACGACAACCGCGAGCAGGCTGGGGAAGACGATGAGCAGGCCCAACAGGGCGCCCACGAGCAGCCACTTCGTCATGACCGGACTCCCATCAGTTCGTCACGGATGCGCTGGGCGCGGGGCTGGCCGATGCCGTACGACTCCTTCAGCCGGCGCACACCGGGCACCTCGCTGGGGAAGTCGATGCGTACCTGGGGGATGAGCGGGTCGGGGTAGAGGGCTTCGTCCTCGGGCTCCTCGTCGACCGGCGCCGGGTCGGGTTCCTCGTGGGGTACCTGCTCCTCGGGTACGGGTACCTCGTCGGGCGGAGGGGCGTACTCCGGGACGGGCTCGGCGACCTTCTCCGCGGCGGGGCGGACATGGTCCGTGCGGGCGACGAGGGGGAGCAGCCGGACGCCCGGAGGTACAGCGTCCGGTACGGCAGGTACGCGTACCTCGATCGCCGGGTACACCTCAGGTACAGGTGGTGCCGCTGCGGGTACAGGGACGCGTTCGACGGCCGTCTCGTACTGCGCCTCAGGGGTCACGGTGTGGTCATCGTCCTCGCTGCGGGCGAGCGCGTGGGTACGCCACAGAGCGACCGGCACGAGGACCGAGACGACGGTGACGAGGTTGAGGCTGACCTTCACAACGCCCGCTTCGAGGGCGTGGGCGGCGACCTGCGCGGCGCACATCAGGATGAGCGACAGGGCGACGTCCAACGCCCTGAACCACTTCAGGGCGGCGATGACGTAGCAGTCGAGGGAGAGCGGGAGCATGACCGCGATCGGCGGCCGGGCGCCCAACCTGCGGGCCAGCTCGTACTCGGCGATGGCGGTGTAGGCGAGGCCGGCCGCGGTTGATACGCGGCGGATCCACGTACGGGAAGGGTCCTGGGTCATGACTCGCCGACCTCCGGGGCGGCGGCGCGTACGGCGCGGTGTGCGGCGAGGGTCCAGCCTTCGAGGTCGCCCATGCGGTGGGCGATGACGAGGGCGTCGAGGAGGCAGTCGACCGGGGGCAGCGGCCGGGCCGACCGGGCGGCCGCACGGATCGCGGCGCGCTCGGTCGGACGGCGTACGAGACGGGCGCTCACCGGTCTTCTCCCGCGAGGATCTCGGCGAGCTGACGGCCGAGCCTGCGTAGCTGGTCGGCGGCGGCGATGAGGTCGTCGGCGAACTGGTCCACCTCGTCGGGCGTGCACGTGTGCGGCTCGACGTCGGCCTCGATGTACAGGCCGATGGTCCGGTCGGCGTTGGAGAACGGGGCTTGGGTGAGCGAGGCCTTGAACAGCACGTCGCCGCTGGGTGCGATGACGTGCTCGGGCCCGTCGTGACTGATGTCGACCTTGTAGCCGGCCCGGTCGTCGGGGTGGCCGGCACACCAGTCGGGTTCGCTGATCTCCAGCGGCTTGGTGACGAAGACGTTCACGACCGCGGTACGGGGCTCGATGCTCATCAGGCACGCCTCCCGGTCCACACCATGGGGACGGGCCAGTCGGTGACGTCCGCGCCGTGCCACTTGGCCAGCAGGGCGCGCAGGACCATCTCCCGCTCGAAGCCCGTCACGTCCGGGGACACCTCGACGTAGGCGATGCGGCCGTCACCCGTCGGGATGATCTGGGCCAGGCGGTTGGGCAAGTCGGGGTGACGCTTCTCGAAGACGTAGGTGCCGAGGTCGTCGAGGAGTTCGTCGTACGGGACGGTCAGGTACCACCACCGGTCACGGGTCGGGGTGCTCATCGGCCCTCACCTCCGGCGCGGTTCTCGTCGTGGCTGAGCTGGGACGGCAGGACGCGCGGGGCGTCGGTGATCCACGGGAACGGGCGGAGGGCGGCGGCGGCCTTGAATACGCGGATCGCCGCGGACTCGGGGGCCGTGCCGAGGGCGTACACGCGCCCGCCTTCCAGCGAGGCGAGGAGTCGGGCGGCGTGGTGCTCGCATCCGTTGGCGCCCGCGTTGGCCGCGTCGAGGACGGTGACCGCGATCAGGCCGACGCACGGGGTCGGGTCCTCGACGTGCGCGGCCGGGCAACGTCCGGATGACACTGCCAGGCTGGCAGTCTCATCGCCGCCGAGGGCCCTGAGCAGGATGCGGAGAGCTTCGGCGAGGGCGCCGTGGGCCTGCATGTAGGCGTAGATGTCGCGGCCGTCGGTGTCGCCGTAGATGGCGAGCATCTGCTGGCCGACGCTAATGGCGACGGCGAGGTCGGACGGGTCGATGGGCCCGGGCAGGGCGCCCACCGCAAGGGTGGGCGCCTGCTCGGCCGGGGTGGGCCGGTTGGTCATACCGTCACCTGCGCCTGCTGCTGGTGTGCGCGGGCGGTACGGGACAACTGCCGGATCCGGGCGGCGAACGAGACCAGCCGGTCGGCCAGGTCGTCGGCCATGTCCGGGGTGAGGAACGCGTACTCACCGCACCCGTCGTCGACCGCGACCGTCGCCTGCCGAAGCTGCGGGTTCGGGTCGGCCGGGCCGGACTGGATCTGCGCGTTCAGCTCGAAGACGTGGCCCGGCTTCTCCAGGGTGCCGATGCCGAAGTCCTCGATCTTCGACGTGTGGATGATGTCCTCGACGGCCAGCTGCACGTCAACGACGTGATCCGTGACGCACCAGGTGGGGCACTCGATCCACACGGTCCGGGCGGCATCGTCGAAGAACGTGATCGTGGCGGGTACGAGCCGGTGGCCGGGGGTGACCTGCGGGGCCGGGGCGGTGTTGAGGTTCGTCATCGGGCAACCTCGGCGTTCTCGCGGAGCCGCTTCGGGACGTCGAGCGCGGTGGTCCGCGCGATGTGCGGGTCGCCGCCGCTCCTGACACCGTCCGCCAGCAGGTCGAAGACGTAGTCGTAGCCGTCCCCACACTCGGAGCGGGCGAACTCGATCGCGTTGAACGCGCACAGCCGGTCGGCGATGGAGGCCCGCAGGATCTCGGCGAACTCCATGTGGGCGCCGGTGACCTTGAACGCCTTGCCCACCGAGGCCATGATCTCGCTCATGGCCTCGCCCAGGCCGTCACACATGTTGTCCAGGGTGACGGAGGGGTTGGGCTTGGCGAGGGCCTCGTTGTAGCCGACGGTCGCGATGTACAGGCCGGCGGCGGCGTAGCGGCTGCGCTCGTACTCGCGGGCGGCGGCGGACAGTTCGTCGAGCGCCACACCGAGTTCGTTGCTGCGCGCGATGAAGGTGGCGCGGCCGTTGATGTCCCGGATCTCGGGGAGGTCGATGGCGGGGTCGTCGGTCAACTGGAGTGCGAGGCCGCGCCGTTCGCATTCGGCGATCAGCTGGGGAAGGTACTCGTCGTTCTCGCTGAGGAACGCGGCCACGTGCATGCCGTGCTCGGCGAGCTGCGCGCGGAGACGGAATTCGGCTCCGGTGCGGGGGATCCACTGGTCGTCGTAGGCGGCCTCGATGTCCCACTGGCCGCCCTTGAGGTACGACCAGATGACGTGCAGGATGCCGGGGTTGTCGTCGTCGAGTTCGGCGGGGCGGAGCATGACGACGACGGGCTTGAGGTCGGCGGCGTTGTGCTCGCGGGCTCCGTCCGTCGCGGGCTGCTCGGCCCTGGTCCGGGTGGGCTCGGCGGCCTGGACGACGTAGGGCAGGTGGCCGGCCGTCGTGGTGTCTACGGCGGGGACGTGGGTCTGGATGCGGTTCATGGTGCTCGTTCCCCCGGCTCAGGCGGCCATGGCCGCGACGGCGGCCGGTGCGGTGGACTCGGTCTCGACGCGCTCGACGCGCAGGCTCGGGGCGACCTTCCGCATGGGGACGTCACCCAGGCCGAGGCGCTCGTACGTGGCGCGGATGGCGACCAGGTCGGGGGTCTCGCGGCTGGACTCGATGCGGCGGATGAGCCACTGGCCGTAGCGGCCGGCGGGCAGCCGGTCGAGGAGCTTGCGGGCCTTGCGCTTCGCCCTGTCGGCGGCGCGGGCCTGGTCGGCGGCCTCGTCGTAGTCGGTGGCGGCCGTCTCGATGGTGTCGACCTCGGGCAGCTCGTCGACGCCGTAGACGTCGGCCGGGTCCGGGGCGGTGGTCCCCTCGACGGCCGGCGTCTCGGCCGGGGCGAGGGAGCGGAGGGTGTCGGCGGCGGTCTCGACGAGGGCACCGATCAGGCTGCGCACCGTACGGGCGGTGCGGGGTGACGTGAGAAGGTGAAACACAACGGGCTCCTTGCTTCGATCAAGGTGGTTCCGTAGGCCCTCGGTCGGTGCTTCCAACACCGCCGGGGGCCGCTTGCGTTGTCCGGGCACTTCGTCAACTCAGTTCCGAACAATGTTGACACTACCCTCGCGTCGTGGGACTGTCAACATTGTTCCGCACAGAGTTCACAAGAGAGGTCGTGACAACATGACAGCCATGGCGCGAGACGAGATCCCCGAACTCCGGGACCTGCGAGACGAGTACGACCGAGCCCGCGATGCCCTGATGGCGGCCATCCACAAGCACCTTGACCTAGGGGAGTCGAACGCCCGCATCGCCCGCTCGGTGGACTGGTCGCGGGAGTACGTCGCGCGCATCCGCAAAGAGCGCGAGGCCGAGCGCGAGTAACGGCGGCGCGGCGCTGACCCCAGGAACACCAACGGCCGGACCCATGGGTCCGGCCGTAAGCATGAGGGCACAGTCAGGGCACAAGACCCTGTACGACGCTGCGAAACGTTGACAAGTACTGTCAGTAGTTTCCGCACGTCAGACGCCCTATC from Streptomyces sp. NBC_01288 carries:
- a CDS encoding cell division protein FtsK, translating into MTDLHVPANDEDTGTPVPVVLDKPGTPSTPAPEAVPAEVRPRRRIRAASLRRVVVEIRQNPAYRAAVRHGSYTWGGGRILTRRAWEARTAAMHHRMMRIAEAAGNEEMVQKWEQRAYAYRFARHKRRMDLLQLAISLPKAVFTTVVAGTGVLLLIGILIAWHQHDVADVLGPLDAVIQLVAWLGFLASVIWDPLLYSLPLLAMAGAWAVGRNQRTAPTWALPADGDERDVVPDENAIMRALGKLGIPPLNASIKEGWKPRWVQPSTRSGNGWHAQLQLPEGVPVEMIADKKQILAHNLMRKPIEVWPTEPRDQAGVLDLWVADPGVLTKPVPSWPLLTEGTTDFFRGVPVALNARGEQVIGRLMAANYLIAGIMGSGKSSLVVALLLGAMLDPLVEIDVHVLAYNNDYDAMRPRLRTLVKGDDDEHVVAAMDTLRALAGEVSRRGQELERLGTDTKVTREMAERDPSMRPRIVVFDEVHELFTHREYGKEAKELALKVTKKARKTAIMLMWITPDADAASLPRGISKTVSHRVAFAINDHQGNDAILGTGMHKNGYSATTLVAGEDVGTAMAAGFGKTPGLIRSYFVRKEAGVDEVTPVVERAMKAYKSDEGVWEVPTFDVADPLTDIAAVLGHATKMLTLDVLHGLKDRNPVEYGSWSPRDLKAVLDDAGHGEYKTNGGKMHVGLDRILDAIAARDDDTLDDEDDEGGIED
- a CDS encoding DUF6257 family protein, which produces MDDDLKLSDFTGGEKVHLALLHTRMAKRGLAGPTVYIDDLKKKVERVEKRALNRKNKQ
- a CDS encoding DUF6907 domain-containing protein, giving the protein MSIEPRTAVVNVFVTKPLEISEPDWCAGHPDDRAGYKVDISHDGPEHVIAPSGDVLFKASLTQAPFSNADRTIGLYIEADVEPHTCTPDEVDQFADDLIAAADQLRRLGRQLAEILAGEDR
- a CDS encoding DUF6907 domain-containing protein yields the protein MTNLNTAPAPQVTPGHRLVPATITFFDDAARTVWIECPTWCVTDHVVDVQLAVEDIIHTSKIEDFGIGTLEKPGHVFELNAQIQSGPADPNPQLRQATVAVDDGCGEYAFLTPDMADDLADRLVSFAARIRQLSRTARAHQQQAQVTV